The region CACCATCCGTGAGGCCTTGAGGCTGCCAGACAGGCCAGCGTGACCCGTGTCGCCTGGGAAAAGTACCAGTCCCCTGTATTCCTTCATTTGAGCCCTAAACTAATTTCAAAAACCTTGATCACACCCTTCTGTCCTGTCCCTTCCCCATCTTCAGGCtatgttcttctctttcattctctccGATCGCTCCTTCCCTCCAAGTGTCCATTTCCTGGCAGGATGGACCGCACACTCCCACAGGCACTAGAGGACCAGGGTCTGCGGATCTGGATCACATGCTCAGCCGGCATGTGAATCCTTCACCTTGGGTCAAGTGCCAGGTCTGATTCTCGTGAGAAAATGCCATCATGGGTCAGAACTAGCCTCCACAAGCACAGACCTAAGACAGggtcttgggaattccctggcagcccagtggttaggactcagctctTTCTCTGttgtggcccaggttcaaaccctgatcagggaactaagatactgcaagTCATGGGGCgcaggggtaaaaaaaaaaaagagcctccaCCTGGTGTCCTAGTTTGTAGATAGAGTTCAGGGTGTCTGTGATGGGGAAGAAACTGGGATGGAAagaggttttcattttcattaagctCTAATTGAAATGTATTATTCTTTTTACTGATGAATGTAGGCAATAAACTAAGAGGTGACAGTGTATCTGTGATGGCCACTGACAGAAATATAGGAATTATAGATACTTTCATATCACGGCACTGTTGCTGCCAatgtcttaaaatattcagttctcACTACTCTGAAAGTACAGGAAGGTTATGGACTCTCTACTGGAACCTACTATTTAATGTATTCATTAAAAAGCCAACATATTACTATATATCCCATATTTTACATACCCcacattttgtaaaatatttttataaatgtatttccaTATAGTTGGTTTCTTTTGTAATCTTATATActttatgtattaaaaatattattcctaGGGTAGTCACAGGCCTTACCAGCTTGCCAAAATGATCTATGATACATGAAATGGTTAAGACTTTTTTGCTTTAGAAGATTGAGGACCACTGATAAGGGCTGCAATATTAGAAAGATGGAAGATGTGTAAATACTTACTGAAAAGTAGCATTATAATATTCTGCAGGTGTCACTATTTTTGGTCCACCAAAGTAGTCCAGGACccaaatattggttatattcaaCTTAGCGAAGAACCAATTATGGCTGGATGGCCAGGTTTTCATCTCAGGGTGTCGAATGAATAATGAATTCTTTGCAATGTCCATTTCTGTTTCACTCACctaaaagatatatataaaataaacctaCTCATAGCAATGACATTTTGCTTTCTTGGCTGTTAAGAATGTGTGAttctacctcccagaatattggaaataaaagcaaaaataaacaaatgggacctaatgaaacttaaaagcttttgcacaacaaaagaaactataagtaaggtgaaaagacagtcctcagattgggagaaaataatagcaaatgaagcaacagacaaaggactaatctcaaaaatatacaagcaactcctgcagctcaattccagaaaaataaatgacccaatcaaaaaatgggccaaagaactaaacagacatttctccaaagaagacatacagatggctaacaaacacatgaaaagatgctcaacatcactcattatcagagaaatgcaaattaaaaccacaatgaggtaccattacacgccagtcagaatggctgctaaccaaaagtctacaagcaataaatgctggagagggtgtggagaaaagggaaccctcttacactgctggtgggaatgcaaactagtacagccactatggagaacagtgtggagatttcttaaaaaactggaaatagaactgccatatgacccagcaatcccactcctggccatacacactgaggaaacgagatctgaaagagacacgtgcaccccaatgttcatcacagcactgtttataatagccaggacatggaagcagcctagatgcccatcagcagacgaatggataaggaagctgtggtacatatacaccaaggaatattactcaggcaataaaaagaactcatttgaatcagttctaatgaggtagatgaaactggagcccattatacagagtgaagtaagccagaaagataaagaacattacagcatactaacacatatatatggaatttagaaagatggtaatgataaccctatatgcaaaacagaaaaagagacacagaagtacagaacagacttttgaactctgtgggagaaggtgagggtgggatgttttgaaagaacagcatgtatattatctatggtgaaacagatcactagcccaggtgagatgcatgagacgagtgctcaagcctggtgcactgggaggacccagaggaatcaggtggagagggaggtgggaggggggatcgggatggggaatacatgtaactccatggctgattcatatcaatgtatggcaaaacccactgcaaaaaataaataaataaataaaagaatgtgtGATTCTAACATTCCACAAACCCTAAAGAGATTATTTAGTTATaaatcctgatttttaaaatttttatttctaaaattaattattgatcaataattgaaatataactctgtattagttttaggtgtatacaATATAAAGATTTGATATATGCATACCCTGCAAAATAATCACAAGTTTAGTTAACGTTCATCACTACACACAGTAGTAATTTTTTCtcgccttttttttccctttgtgctGAGCACTTTTAACATCTACTACAAATCTTGATCTTAAGCCATCAAGAGGCAGTAAATGAAGCTTCAAGAAATGCAGAGAACAATGGAGATTTCAAATGTTAGTGATGATATATACTATAATGAAGTGGGAAACCACCATGAGTACCACTGTTCATTGTGAAATAGCAATTTCGAGCTGTCAGAGTAATTGGCAAAAAgtactataataaaatattgctGGTAGTTACACTGTGTAACATTAGCACTTTTATCCCACAACATGCATATATTAAACACATAGATGGGTGCACATAAAGGATATAAGTCTTTAGAAGAAGCACAATGGAACTCAAGTGCATCTGCTGACCCTCCCCCTGTCTCTGACCATTGAAGAACACTCAGCTCCAGAAACACAGCCACATAGAATTTTGAGACCATGATTAAAACCTATCTGAGGTATTCATGATTGACAAGGTCAAGAAGTCTGCCTACTGGCTTAGCAATCAGATCAGTCCTCACAACACCTTGCCCTTTGCCCTTCCCACTGTTTTATTTAACCTCTTTAGCACTCACCCCCAACTATCTAAATTCACTTCTAGTATTTAATATAGATACTCTCCCTTgtcttcaatttttaaagtttatttttaattagaggattaattgctttacaatgttgtactgtGTTCTGCCACAGatgaacatgaatcagccacaggcacacATATCCCCCCTCCCTCATGAAGCTCCACCCCACCtgctaggttgtcacagagcatcggGCTGTCCAGCGACTTCCCATTagctgttttacacgtggtaataTATGTatctcagtgctactctctcaattcatcccgcCCTCTACTTCCCCCTCTATGTCCACAAgcccgttctctatgtctgcgtctctattcctgccctgcaaataggttcgccagtaccatttttctagattccatatttatatgcattaatacacaacatttttctctgacttacttcactctgtattacaggctctaggttcatacacctcactagaactgactcaaattcattcctttttatgactaatattccattgtttatatgtacacatcttctttatcctttcatctatcAAGGGAcatcgaggttgcttccatgtcctggctattgtaaatagtgctacaataaacactggggtacgtgtgtcttttccaattatagttttcttagggtatatggccagtagtggaattgttggatggtatgatagttttattcctagtttttaaagaaatctccatactgttctccacagtggctgttaccagtctacattcccaccaacaatgcaaaagggttcccttttttccaaatcctctctagcatttattgtttgtagattttttgatgatggtcattctgattggtgtgagatcatacctcattatagttttgatttgcatttctctaataataagcaacgttgagcattttttcatgtgtttattagtcatctggatgtcttctttggagaaatgtctgtttaggtcttctgcctatttttttaattgggttttttgtttttctgttgttgagctgcatgaactgcttgtgtATTCTGGAgagtaatcctttgtcagttgcttcatttgcaattgttttctcccattctgatggttgtcttttcatcttgtccatggtttcttttgctgtgcaaaagcttttaagtttaactagattCCATTTGtccattcttgtttttatttccattactctaggagatggtcatagaggattttgctgtgatttatatcaaggagtgttctgcctatgtcttcctctaagagttttatggtttctgatcatctttaatccattttgagtttatctttgagtatggtgttaggaagtgttctaatttcattctttttcatgtagctgtccagtttttccagcaccacttcttGAAGAGACgatcttttttccattatataattctgcctcctttgtcaaagataaggtgcccatagacATGTAGGCTTATCTCTGGGCTATCtttttccattggtctatatttctgtttttgtggcagtaccatactgtcttgatgactgtggctttgtagtatagtctgaagtcaggaaggttgattcctccagctccattcttctttctcaagactgctttggctattcatggtcttttgcatttctatacaaattgtgaaatttttttattctagttctatgaaaaatgtcactggtaatttgattgggattgcactgtatctatagattgcttagtcattttcacaatattgattcttttgatCCAAGAACTTGacatatctctccatctgtttatgtcatctttgatttctttcaactatcttatagttttctgtatatggctcttttctctccttaagtaggtttattcctaggtattttattcttttttgttgcaatggtgattgggattgattccttaatttctctttctgatttttcatttttagtatataggaatgaaaGGGATTCACATGTATTGATTTTGCGCATACTCCCCTTTTAATATACTTAATCTGCTTTCTGCTCTAAGCCACTGTTAAATACGGAGACAAGGAATCCAAACATGGGAAATATTGTACAGTGTACAACATGGTCAGGAGTATGAACTTTAAGCAGATGTTCCTTATATAGGAGCTTAATAGCTGTTACATCTGTTCAGCTTcaaaaaataattcctttttcttattGAACATCTATCTGCTCAATTGAATAGTTCAATATCTTATTGAACACCTACATGAAAGTAACCAATTAAAACCTTTAGTTTTTATGAAATTCCTTTACATATTAGAATATATTCTAACTCTGTATCTCAatcacaaattttattttattctcaaaatATGTCTTCCTTCACTGTTGATGATCTTCTAAAGCCAGTATCTGTTCTTAAATGATATTTACCTTGATAACAGTTCCTGATAGTATTATGTGAGCACAGAGGGGACTCTGGGGATCAAATCCATATTTCCTGCAGAAACTAGTCTCTGCCAAAGACATGGTCAACGTAGCATATGGATTCTCCTGTAGAGATAAAATGAAGACGTCTCATGTGAAATGTTGTCTCTGGAGAGGTAATTAATTTCACAAGTTGCATACACATTGTCCCCAGAACTTGACTGTTCTTTCATGAAACAGTGAATTGGAAAATACCACCTTCCACTTGGGAAAATTACTACGTGGATAGAGACTGATCTTTATCCTCTCTCCAAAAAAAGTGTGTTGGAGGTTGTTTCGCATTTTAAGTAACTAACTCGGTAAGAATTAATGTTAAacacttctctttttcttagaCTCCTAATTTGTCCCATACTTACCAGAGGAATTATAACTACATTATCACCCAAATACAAGGCTGAACTCCAACCTTCACTGAAAGAGCTAAAGGATTAGACTACTGTGAAACTAATGCATAAAAATACCACAGTAGTTCAACTAGCTAATTGTACAATTTAAGCAAGAAAGTAGCTGAATCATGCTTCTTGGTTATCTTATACTAACAGAAACTATCATGTGATTTCAAAATTGGAGAAGTTGCTCTTTCCTGTTCTAGCAGTAAGAgaattcttaaattaaaaatgtgataTAAGCAAAATTCCTAATTCTTTCTTATTCAGAAATCAGCTTCATAAAAGGCATTGTTGACAGATTACAGCAAAATTCACATGCTACATTTAGTGTTTTAAACCTTAAATGCCTTGTGTGTGGGATTTTGCCATCTCACAGTGACCCATCAAAACAGTGAGTCATAAAGAGATCTATTTGGAATTATCAGGCCAAAAATTTGCTGTCAACAAAACCTATTAGGCAAGGCACTAGGGAGACTCAAACAaggtctttcccttctctgtgaGTTTATAATCTGGTTGAAAAGTCAAAcataaacaaagtttaaaaatgcaaaacaaagacACAGAAGAGGTCAAAAGGTAGCACATAACTCACTGCCAAGTGAATGATAGTTAAGCACATTTGAAGTTCAGTGTAAGGAGATACCAGCACAGCCTGGAGCGATACGGAAACTCTAGGGAGCCTTGTAAGATAGTCAAAATCAGCACAAAAGTCAAAAGATGTATTAaaggtaaagtgaagtgaagtcgctcagtcgtgtccaactctttgtgaccccatggactgtaacctaccaggattctcagtccatggaacttcccaggcaagaatactggagtgtgttgccatttccgtctccaggggatctccccgacccagggatcgaaccggggtctcccacatcgtaggcagacacttaaccatctgagctactagggaagcccgtaTTAAAGGTAAAGGGCATTGTAACTGCAAAAACACAGAATGGGGAAAGTATATGACAAGACTGTGAGTAGTAAAAACCCAATTTGCATGAAAGAAAGCTGAGGGGAAGGGGTAAGGGACACAGTAGTGAGAGGTAGAGGGTGTGGGTAGTGAGCGTGCCTCAATTCCAAGCTAAGGAGTCAAAACTGTATTTTATAGGCTGGCATCTGTCAGGGCTTTCCAAGAACCACCTGTCTGGAGAGCGTGTTAAAATGTGGATTTCTTGGTTCCATTCTCAGCCCAGGTATTCGCATTTTTAACAAACACCCAGGTGAATTTTACGTAGCTCTATGTTGCCAGATGTTGTTAAAGGTTTCTGGGCAGAGGGCAATGCTGAGTGGTATTTCGTTCATGTTATTTCGGTGGATAGGGTGGATAGAAATAGTCAGGAAGAAGATGGgttagaaagaggagaaaaaatggaaagcagAAACCAACTCTGACTGGTTAACTGACAGAATCACAGGCAGACTGATGTTGATGTGGCCATGCCTTTTCACTGCTATCACGGATCTGGGTAAATGTCATATTCTAGAGATGTCAAAGACCTGGGCTTGAGTTCCACCTGACAGCCATTAGCTGACTAGTCACAATTGAGTCTGCACCTCTGAGTGTGAGTTTACTCATTCCTAAAATGAGGAAGATAATATCAGCAAAAGTTTAAATATAATACTGTATAGCAGTGGTTCTCACCCCTTCCCAACATTAGAAGCATCAGGAGGGATTTGGGgggttattttataataaaatgtgttttttaaaatgctttggaaTTGCACTTTAAAAACCTTCCCAGGTGACTGTATTTGCAGCCAAGATGGACCATCACTGATGAAACAGAAATGAACTTGCTCTGAGCAAATGTCTAAGGGAGTGGAGTGGGTGACTGGGAATAAGAAAATGGGGGAGCAGGGATGTATATACCTTAACTAAAGGAGGGTTAGCTCAGAGAATGCAGGCTCCCAGTGTCATAGATCTTCCCCTTTTTCAACAAGTTAGAAATTCAGGCTTCTAATTGCAAGCTCCATTTTTGAATGTTGGTAACTAAttcaaatttattaaaaacaaaacagaactctgCGTGAGCCAAAGAAAACCTATCTGTGGGACATACTCAGTTCATGAACCACCAGTTCGTGACCTGCGTTTTGAAGGCAATAGATCTGGCATGAAATTCCAGTGCGGCCACTGGGCTTAGGGCAAGTTCTTTATCTGCAGAACCAGAGTGGTAACAGTCACCTCAAAGAGTGATTAAAAGATAGGATGAGGGGAAGATGAAGGGAAAGGTCatcctggcacacagcaagtaCCTCATCAAATACAAGTTTCTTTCAATATAATCCATAAACAATGTTAACCTCAAGTCTAGGGATCTTTTGTCAAAAGGAAACTTCCCCAAATCTTGCTCCATCCCTGTACTCAGCATAGCTCTAGTCTTCCAGGTTGTGATACCACTCGAAGCATCAGAAATCCACCTGAGAGGTGTTAACTTGGCTCTGCCCCAAAAGGTGGATAAAGGGTGAGGGCCTAGTTCTCCAATCCGGTCTGCTCCCTACGTGGGAGGGTGGCGTGCACCTGAGGCCTATAACTTCTAACAATAAGAGCCCAGTTAATGAGACACCCTGCCCCAAGACGACTCAGGTGAGAAGTCCTCCAGgtgctggtaaagaatacaccccAAGTGCGTGGCACGGTGGCAAGGACGTGTGGGCAATTCTTGGTATTTAGTTGCCCAACAATTGGAAAGCTGTAATGCACGCCTATCCAGCGCAGGAGAGAAGATCCAGAGGTTTGGGCTGGGTTCAAACTCATCTCTATGAGGCCGGCTCTCCTTTCCAGGCGGAATTTAAGCGGTAGTCGAAAGGCTCGCGCGCGCTCCAGCCCCGCGGAGCCACACTGCCCCGCCGGCTCACCTGCACGTTGACCACCGATTGCTGCAGCGGGCTCAGGTAGAAGTAGGGCACGCCGCTGCCCTTGCCCGGGGGCCCGTCGCTGAGCGATAAGACGTCGGCGAAGGGCCTGCCGCGCACCCCCTCCTGCGTGGAGATGGTGGCCAGTGCGCCCCAGTCACAGACGTTTGTCACGAAGCGGGCCACGAGGGCCGCATTCTCCCGGGGCGGCAGCGGCGGCAGCAGCTCGGCGGCGCCCCAGTCCCCATGGCCCCGGCCGCCCCGGCCTCGCGCCGGTGCCACCAGCAGAGTCACCAGCGCGGGCGCCAGCAGGAAGGCGAGCACTGCGCGCACGAACCCGCAGGCACAACCCGCCATGATGGTGACCCCGGCGAGAGTTCTGGACGCGGCGGCCGACCCGGACCAAGGAGAGCCCCGAgtcgggccccgccccctccgaaGAGGACCAATCGGAGTACGCGGGCGGAGGGCGGAGGGGCGTGTCCCTCGACCGGCTCCTCCACTCGCTGGGACTGACTGGTTAGCCACCTCCCTGTCGCTCCGCCCCGCGGCGGTCAGGACTGGGAAATGTCCTGAatgggtgtttgtttttttgatgccTGATGAAAAGGAGGCTGAGAGAAATTAAGCAGCTTGCCTAAGTCATACTACTAGGAAAGGACCAGCCTTTTCACATGTACGCCTTCCTTTAATACCTTTGGTTATGACTACCTGATATCTGAGACGAATTGCTGCGCATTCTACTTATGCTCCTCCTTTCCGTTCACTTCACTGTAGGCTTTGAAGAGCAGCAAAAGGTCCTAGTGAGAAGGACAGAAGCCCCCAATTTAGACTACTTTTGTAAACTACTCCTGGCGTTGGAGACTCTCAGACAGAGACACTTTGGTATTGTCAGGGTTCCATGCACGAATTTGAATTCATCAAAGTCAGttgtggcttcccagatggcgctagtggtaaagaacccacctgccaatgtgtgaaacataagagatgctggttcctCCCTGGTTGgaaggataccctggagaaggaaatggcaacttaatCCAGTATTcgcgcctggagaatcccatggacagaggagcctggtgggctaccgcccatagggttgcaaagagtcggacacaactgaagcagtttAGCATAGGAGCCAGTTGTGGACCTAACTCATCAGGCTCGGGGGCAGTGGTTTCATCAATGCCTTGTCCTTGCTGACCCTCACCCCAGGTAAGTGGCATTTCCTTTTTACTCCTCCTACAATCTATTCTAGGGTGATTCCTATTTCTGATACTCTTGGGAATTAATAAGTAACCTCATTAACACCTGATCTGCCTTCTTTATAACTGTAAACTAAAGTCACATATCCCCAGAGTGAGTCCTCATCTCCTTGGCACTGCCTCAAACCCAAATTTTCATCGTTATATATGCCGCGTGGTAGTGTTGCCACAGGAGTTTGTCACTGACCCTGTCAATTCGTAAGCCTTGTAAATCTGGCCTCTGAGGCTGAGATGCTCAACAAAGGTGAGGTAAGTTCCCTCAGCTGCCCTGGGCTGGTCAAGTGAGCAGGTGAGAGTCACGGGTATGTGAGACGAAGCCCTGTCTCCGCTTCCTGCTTCCAACTCCGCCTCCCCATATTCAGCCGCAGAGATTTTAGGCTACTCAGAACTTGGGTGCAGAAAGGAAATTTACTCTGAGTAGCAGCCTTCAGTTCCCTCTGGTGGCCAAAGGGTGTTACACAGACTGCTTGCTCGTTCAAATACGGGGGTGAACAGTTTAGTcaagttgttttcctttttaacagcCGGATTAGGGAGAACTTCAAGCTAAATAGAAAACGAAATGGGAGAAATTTAAGAGGAGGAAGATCAGGTTtatcattttcaagaaaatatttaatgcaaCTCGATTGAGTGTCTTCCAATTACAAATATTTCATCTGTTACTCTTAAGGAAAGAACATGTGGGTTTCAAATTTGAAGTTCTAATCTCAGCTCTGCTGCTGTCAAGTCATGTGACCCTGaaacttttatctttttgtacctctgtttttatttctaaaaggaaGAGTTGGATTGAATGATATCTGATACATCTTATGGCTCTAAATTCTGTTTTTCTGCTAACATGTGAAACAGAGGCCTTTTGTAACTTTCagaacatgaatttttttttgtaaaaaggtcacaattttttttttttgtttattaccACTGTTGCTGGTATATGGAATAACAATAAGCCCTATTACTGCCCCATTACAAAACAGATACCTAGAACTTGGTTTCATGCTTCTGAGCATGAGAATAAGGTCAAGAAACCCTTTAGTTTTAACCACCTACCCTCAGTGTCTGTCTTGAGCTgctctgctcaaaattctcctccCTTGGTCACCAGAATTGCTACCCTACTCACATCTAGATCTCCATTCAAATGTCACTTCTTAAACATGCATCCTTGATCACTCTTTCTAAGAGGCTTTCCTGGGTTACTCTCTACTGGAAAACcctatttatttctttcatagtCTAGTAGTTTAAAACAAGTCACCCCAAGGTGTGCCGCTTtgacatgtgaatttttttttttttttttggagaatttcattttattcatgagGCATTTTCTTCCTAATAAACAATGTTGGTATTCTTTGGTCCATTCAAGAAGCTCTGATATGATTACATCATTTgatctaagatttttttaaatgccttttaaCTTCATATCTATAGAACAACATGAGATAATTCAAAGGGATTACAATGCCAAGACTGATTTGCAGTGATAACCATAATTACTAATTAGAGCCTTTGTTGAGAAGATGAAGCTGTTATCCTTTTTTGAGAGAAAATTGCTTAAGGGCTCTCTGAATATTCTGTAAGACGTCTTATTTCTATCCTGTTATTCTATTCTCTGCAGTGGTGACAACTGCAGAGAATAAGCTTATCCATAAGAATCCATAAGCAAATGGATTGatattatgaattattttaagCTGGAAACAGTCaaggcccaaaagactcaggaagaaacttTGAGCTTCCACCTAACTGCCTAAAAGAGTTAGAAGACTTGTTCCAGGAAGGAGCTATCAACACTGATAATTGTAGTGTAAGATGAACTAGTTGTTGTAGACAGAGAAATGCTGTCAGCCAGAAAGTAATACAGGAAGCTGCAAATAAAGAAAGACTTTATTTGGAGTTTTAAgaattgcaattcaggagacacagatttaggTTACCCTGAAAGAGTGTTCCAAGGAAAAGAGGGATTGTTAAAGCCAAAAAAAAGCTATGAGGTTGCTAAAATTGCCTAGTGAGAATTATGATGACTTTAGAgtcagaaaatatttgtccataAGGTATCACAATCATTTTAGGGTAAATGTGCAACAAACAGATACTGTCACAAGTTATTTTAGGAGAAGGGTTCAATTAGTATCTTGAGTTTCTGGCAGCTGTTTGGATGACTTCACCAGGTCAAAAGGTCAGACTCCTTCCTGGCTGAGATAGGCTGAGACATAAGCCACATAAGTGTGCAGAAGTCATACTTCCTTAACACCTTCCTGGTTCCATTCTAGAGCGCTCTCTTAGCAATACctactccatttttattttcctttcacagaACCCAACAAAGTCTGTTTGTTAAATTCCTCTCTGT is a window of Muntiacus reevesi chromosome 1, mMunRee1.1, whole genome shotgun sequence DNA encoding:
- the CREG1 gene encoding protein CREG1 isoform X2; protein product: MAGCACGFVRAVLAFLLAPALVTLLVAPARGRGGRGHGDWGAAELLPPLPPRENAALVARFVTNVCDWGALATISTQEGVRGRPFADVLSLSDGPPGKGSGVPYFYLSPLQQSVVNVQENPYATLTMSLAETSFCRKYGFDPQSPLCAHIILSGTVIKVSETEMDIAKNSLFIRHPEMKTWPSSHNWFFAKLNITNIWVLDYFGGPKIVTPAEYYNATFQ
- the CREG1 gene encoding protein CREG1 isoform X1 — translated: MAGCACGFVRAVLAFLLAPALVTLLVAPARGRGGRGHGDWGAAELLPPLPPRENAALVARFVTNVCDWGALATISTQEGVRGRPFADVLSLSDGPPGKGSGVPYFYLSPLQQSVVNVQENPYATLTMSLAETSFCRKYGFDPQSPLCAHIILSGTVIKVSETEMDIAKNSLFIRHPEMKTWPSSHNWFFAKLNITNIWVLDYFGGPKIVTPAEYYNATFQ